A window of the Pecten maximus chromosome 19, xPecMax1.1, whole genome shotgun sequence genome harbors these coding sequences:
- the LOC117317589 gene encoding prohibitin-like encodes MSKLFNALSTLGIGLAVGASVVNTALYNVDGGHRAVIFDRFRGVQEKVVGEGTHFMIPWVQKPIIFDIRSKPRNIAVVTGSKDLQNVNITLRILFRPLSSSLPKIYTNIGMDYDERVLPSITNEVLKAVVAQFDASEMITQREVVSTKVREELTERARQFGVVLDDISLTHLTFGREFTQAVEMKQVAQQDAERSRYLVEKAEMNREAAVIQAEGDSEGAELLAKAFKISGDGLIELRKLEATEEIAYQMSQSRNVTYLPSGQQTLLSLPQ; translated from the exons ATGTCAAAGTTATTTAACGCCTTAAGCACTCTCGGCATCGGCCTAGCAGTCGGAGCAAGTGTTGTGAATACTGCACTTTACAACG TTGACGGTGGACATAGAGCTGTGATATTTGACAGATTTAGAGGAGTCCAGGAAAAAGTTGTAGGAGAAGGAACACATTTTATGATTCCATGGGTACAGAAACCCATCATATTTGATATCCGTTCAAAGCCAAGGAATATAGCTGTGGTTACAGGAAGCAAAG ATTTGCAAAATGTTAACATTACTCTGAGAATTTTGTTCCGGCCATTGAGTTCCAGTCTTCCTAAAATCTACACAAACATTGGAATGGACTACGACGAAAGGGTACTGCCATCCATTACCAATGAAGTCCTCAAAGCAGTGGTG GCCCAGTTTGATGCCAGTGAAATGATTACCCAGAGAGAGGTGGTGTCAACCAAGGTCCGAGAAGAATTGACAGAGAGGGCTCGCCAGTTTGGTGTCGTCCTGGATGACATTTCACTG ACTCATCTTACATTTGGCCGAGAGTTTACACAAGCTGTTGAAATGAAACAAGTTGCCCAGCAGGATGCTGAAAGATCCAGATATTTAGTAGAAAAG gcCGAGATGAATAGAGAGGCAGCTGTTATCCAGGCCGAGGGAGACTCTGAAGGAGCTGAACTGTTAGCCAAGGCCTTCAAAATTTCAGGCGATGGCTTGATTGAATTACGTAAGCTTGAGGCTACTGAGGAAATTGCCTACCAAATGTCCCAGTCACGAAATGTGACTTATTTACCGTCAGGACAACAGACATTGCTATCCCTTCCACAGTAA
- the LOC117317571 gene encoding lupus La protein homolog — MATAEGDSEMSEVKQTDTTKATDDGDKVNGKEKENEQVKETIGTYAVIPEDPPLPPLGPPNSLEKKIIKQLEYYFGDMNLPRDRFLQEQIREEADGWVSLAIMTKFNRLKQLTSNLKMIATAIRKSESGLLEVSKDGVYMRRSPDKPLPENTEDRRSELQKKTIYAKGFPANISLDKIISFFEEGHGHVDTVQMRRDANKKFKGSVFVVFKSQSDADKFLAMDEVKFQDAPLKRMSKQLYFSQKQDERKKMRLEQNQRKEEEELKRRAEEREKLKDTITKGTVLHVSGIKGEETEREHLKNYFSDFGTIAWVDFDKGDKEAWVRFEGENKAVEGLEAAKKANEDKIVINEDEVTCDVLEGDAELEHWRKIFDELAERRAQNRQGRKRGPSNWRGPKEKRRKESKEDDGADSDNDE, encoded by the exons ATGGCCACTGCTGAAGGTGACTCAGAAATGAGTGAAGTCAAGCAGACCGATACCACCAAAGCAACTGATGATGGTGACAAAGTTAACGGGAAAGAGAAAGAAAATGAACAAGTTAAAGAAACAATCGGAACATATGCTGTGATCCCCGAAGATCCTCCCCTACCCCCTTTAGGACCCCCAAATTCCCtagagaaaaaaatcatcaagCAGCTAGAG tattACTTTGGAGACATGAATCTACCAAGGGATCGTTTTCTTCAGGAACAGATCAGAGAGGAGGCAGATGGAT GGGTGTCACTTGCTATAATGACAAAATTCAACAGATTGAAGCAGTTAACATCCAATCTAAAGATGATAGCGACAGCCATAAGGAAATCTGAATCAGGACTTCTGGAG GTCAGCAAAGATGGTGTGTATATGAGGAGGTCACCAGATAAACCTCTCCCAGAGAATACAGAAGACAGACGCTCTGAACTACAAAAAAAGACTATATACGCT aaaggaTTTCCTGCTAATATTTCATTGGATAAAATTATTAGCTTCTTTGAAGAAGGACATGGTCATGTGGATACAGTTCAAATGAGACGAGATGCAAATAAGAAATTCAAG GGATCTGTTTTTGTTGTATTCAAATCTCAGAGTGATGCAGACAAATTTCTGGCCATGGATGAAGTCAAATTTCAAGATGCTCCTCTTAAACGCATGTCAAA GCAGCTCTACTTCAGTCAGAAGCAAGACGAAAGGAAGAAAATGAGACTGGAACAGAACCAAAGAAAGGAAGA AGAGGAATTAAAACGTCGTGCAGAAGAGAGAGAG AAACTAAAGGATACCATTACTAAAGGAACAGTTCTTCATGTCAGCGGAATCAAAGGCGAGGAAACAGAGAGGGAACACCTTAAGAATTATTTCTCAGACTTTGGGACGATTGCTTGGGTAGACTTTGACAAAGGAGACAAAGAG GCATGGGTGAGATTTGAAGGCGAGAACAAAGCTGTGGAAGGTCTTGAGGCAGCAAAGAAAGCTAACGAGGACAAGATTGTTATCAATGAGGACGAAGTCACTTGTGATGTACTGGAAG gTGATGCAGAATTAGAACACTGGAGAAAGATATTTGATGAACTCGCCGAAAGACGGGCACAAAACAGACAAGGACGTAAAAGAGGGCCAAGCAACTGGAGGGGACCAAAG
- the LOC117317590 gene encoding superoxide dismutase [Mn]-like, whose product MADKPSLRSSLLSFCLFTAALAKKMPYEFIVEQTNTYILPSLPYGYKELEPFIDEATVRVHHLGHHAAYTNKMNAAMQQWERENEIRETDSVVEKSILQILHRLDDVPEKYRSGIRNNGGGYVNHNLYWSVMSPNPNSDDREPINQLGKDMVENFGNFSNFKELFTKEALSLFGSGYVWLSRDINQNGKLVISKTTNQDSPFEDGFLPILVIDIWEHAYYIKHQNRRPKHVSDWWNLVDWSSVEELDKWWKGLNYLFHDEL is encoded by the exons ATGGCAGACAAACCGAGTTTACGCTCATCGCTACTTTCATTTTGCCTTTTTACTGCCGCCCTGGCTAAGAAAATGCCATACGAGTTCATAGTGGAACAAACAAATACTTATATTCTACCTTCACTCCCTTACGGTTATAAAGAGTTGGAGCCATTCATTGATGAAGCCACAGTGCGCGTACATCATCTCGGTCACCATGCTGCATATACTAACAAAATGAACGCCGCCATGCAGCAATGGGAAAGAGAGAATGAG ATCAGAGAAACCGATTCAGTTGTCGAGAAATCAATATTACAAATTCTGCACAGACTTGATGATGTACCAGAAAAATATAGAAGTGGAATAAGAAACAATGGTGGAGG ATATGTGAACCACAATTTATACTGGTCAGTGATGTCACCAAATCCAAACTCAGATGACAGAGAGCCGATCAATCAACTAGGAAAAGACATGGTtgaaaattttggaaatttttctAATTTCAAAGAATTGTTTACAAAGGAAGCCCTTTCTCTATTTGGATCAG GTTATGTGTGGCTGAGCAGAGATATCAACCAAAATGGCAAACTTGTCATTTCGAAAACCACCAACCAGGACTCGCCTTTTGAGGATGGATTCCTGCCAATCTTAGTGATTGATATTTGGGAGCATGCTTACTACATCAAACATCAGAATCGTCGGCCAAAGCATGTGTCTGATTGGTGGAATCTTGTTGACTGGTCATCCGTAGAAGAACTTGATAAATGGTGGAAAGGACTAAACTATCTCTTCCATGATGAATTGTAA